The Paenibacillus macerans genome includes a window with the following:
- a CDS encoding sugar phosphate isomerase/epimerase family protein, whose protein sequence is MITIYDWFGYEMPIKERYQLIKEAGFDGVLLWWSEDFGRNDYLNGPQIAQEAGLFIENIHTPIQNQNNLWLDNLDGEALTDCYLQCLADCAEFEIPTMVVHLPDEDNPHNALGLNRILRITEKAEQLGVNVALENLRNLTNLAYVLEQVDSLCIGFCYDCGHHYRYYPGNDLLSTYGSRLMALHLHDNNGSYAQHGLPFDGTIDWSITMKKIAETNYSGATAIEVMNWDYEDLSAKDFLHKAFERAKRLEALKH, encoded by the coding sequence ATGATTACCATTTATGATTGGTTTGGCTATGAAATGCCGATAAAGGAACGTTATCAGTTAATAAAAGAAGCTGGATTTGATGGCGTTTTATTATGGTGGAGTGAAGACTTTGGCCGGAACGATTACCTTAACGGACCGCAAATTGCGCAGGAAGCGGGTCTTTTTATAGAGAATATCCATACGCCAATCCAAAACCAAAACAACCTCTGGCTTGACAATCTGGACGGTGAAGCCTTAACCGATTGTTATTTGCAATGTCTTGCAGATTGCGCCGAATTTGAGATTCCGACAATGGTGGTGCACCTGCCCGATGAAGATAATCCACATAACGCATTGGGATTGAATAGAATCTTGAGAATCACTGAAAAAGCTGAACAGCTTGGTGTCAATGTTGCGCTGGAGAATTTACGGAACCTTACCAATTTGGCATATGTGCTGGAGCAAGTAGATTCCCTGTGTATCGGATTCTGTTATGACTGCGGACATCACTACCGCTACTATCCGGGCAATGATTTATTATCCACGTACGGTTCCAGGTTAATGGCACTACATTTACATGATAATAATGGAAGTTATGCCCAACACGGGTTACCCTTTGATGGCACGATTGATTGGTCAATAACCATGAAAAAAATTGCGGAAACGAATTATTCAGGAGCGACTGCAATAGAGGTCATGAATTGGGATTATGAGGATTTATCGGCTAAAGACTTTTTACATAAAGCGTTTGAACGTGCAAAAAGGTTGGAAGCATTAAAACACTAA
- a CDS encoding phosphotransferase, translating to MVTLILLVRERVPVTYDFQLDNLFYEEKNRSYSVIDFDDAVYSWYAHDIITALDDFLGDDMNLDNPQVKSFLKGYSSVVPLGDEDINQFTYFQRFMKLYRFAKLLR from the coding sequence GTGGTCACATTGATTTTATTAGTCAGGGAAAGGGTTCCAGTTACTTATGATTTTCAACTGGACAACCTATTTTATGAAGAGAAAAATCGTTCGTATAGCGTTATTGATTTCGATGATGCTGTTTATAGTTGGTATGCTCACGACATTATAACGGCTCTTGATGATTTTCTTGGCGATGATATGAACTTGGATAATCCTCAAGTGAAATCGTTTCTAAAGGGTTACAGTTCGGTAGTTCCGCTGGGCGATGAGGACATTAACCAGTTTACGTATTTTCAAAGGTTCATGAAGTTATATAGGTTTGCAAAATTGTTGAGATGA
- a CDS encoding MFS transporter, producing the protein MREPMKFFSLDINVKIRLIERFLTQIVANAIQPFMVIYFSYTLGAKLAGVLLAINVILSFISGFYGGYWSDRFGRKRIMILSEIVRFFAVFTMFLESTALFDSAMVVYFAMAINSIASGISGPAGEALIVDSSSSEERKYIYTIDYWLWNLSLLAGSVIGGFFFKEYKHILMLCLTLVSIISIILLVFFIKETIGKTELQPVELKKRFWPQFLLNYKTVSMDRIFLVFLIASLLDLSVQTQTSNFIAVRLVNEISEQKLFSWGNCNFLVDGYNLFGMLNTLNAVIVTVFAALISYLTGKIGPKYAIVAGMLIYTTGYSIISYETRPWILFAMMAVVSLGELIYVPHKQALMADIIPNDKRGSYMAMNAVTTRGAVMLGSLAVTLGAVVPKYVVSLEIFIIGMASIWFFFKLLSTIFPAEISKSKEADANIDL; encoded by the coding sequence ATGAGAGAACCAATGAAGTTTTTCAGTCTCGACATTAATGTGAAGATCAGATTGATTGAAAGATTTCTAACACAAATTGTAGCGAATGCGATTCAGCCCTTTATGGTCATTTATTTTTCGTATACGCTAGGGGCCAAGCTCGCAGGTGTTCTGCTTGCCATTAACGTTATTCTGTCTTTTATATCCGGATTTTACGGAGGTTATTGGTCCGACCGATTCGGCAGAAAAAGGATCATGATTCTAAGCGAGATTGTGCGATTTTTCGCAGTGTTTACCATGTTTCTGGAAAGTACGGCCTTATTCGATTCGGCTATGGTCGTGTATTTCGCCATGGCCATAAATTCTATTGCTTCGGGAATATCAGGGCCGGCAGGCGAGGCCTTAATCGTAGATTCAAGCAGCTCCGAAGAAAGAAAATACATATATACGATCGACTATTGGTTATGGAATCTTTCGCTTCTGGCGGGAAGTGTAATTGGGGGGTTCTTCTTTAAAGAATACAAACATATCCTAATGCTTTGCTTGACCTTAGTTTCCATCATATCCATCATTCTTTTGGTGTTTTTTATTAAGGAAACAATTGGAAAAACGGAATTGCAGCCTGTAGAACTAAAAAAACGGTTCTGGCCGCAATTCCTTCTTAACTATAAGACGGTAAGCATGGATCGGATATTTCTCGTTTTTCTCATCGCTTCTCTGCTGGATTTATCGGTACAAACGCAAACCAGTAATTTTATAGCAGTACGTTTGGTAAATGAAATCAGCGAACAGAAGCTGTTTAGTTGGGGAAATTGCAACTTTTTAGTCGACGGATATAATTTATTCGGAATGCTGAATACCTTAAATGCTGTAATTGTTACTGTTTTTGCAGCCTTGATTTCATATCTGACGGGCAAGATAGGGCCCAAATACGCGATAGTTGCCGGTATGCTAATATATACGACGGGGTATTCGATCATCAGTTACGAAACAAGACCGTGGATTTTGTTCGCCATGATGGCCGTCGTTTCCTTAGGAGAATTAATCTATGTCCCGCATAAACAAGCCTTAATGGCCGATATTATTCCAAACGATAAGCGGGGGTCGTATATGGCTATGAACGCTGTCACCACGCGTGGGGCGGTCATGTTGGGCAGCCTGGCGGTAACGCTTGGAGCCGTTGTTCCCAAATATGTGGTCTCCTTGGAGATATTTATAATCGGTATGGCAAGCATTTGGTTCTTTTTTAAGCTGTTATCGACTATCTTTCCGGCAGAAATCTCCAAATCGAAAGAGGCGGACGCAAATATCGATTTATAG
- a CDS encoding CPBP family intramembrane glutamic endopeptidase, with product MIQQLAYCLIIYFSVFYCSQLIRKYIRNFRGASFVRMVLFFVPYILPLFVFNVVDSITAVTEKGTVLIGLLLAIVPSIIALIVQFKSFKVFLSKDIYYLINPISLEQFLLIEASLLGSVIAEELFYRNLIPDVLNLWKESYVAIIASLLFTLSHFLQKDTRETCTLSTYFILFLLGLSWISSILYTGNIIFPMLGHLIYNLPNIIIAVFKFYLPSRLK from the coding sequence ATGATACAGCAATTGGCGTATTGTCTAATTATTTATTTTTCGGTGTTTTACTGCAGCCAGTTAATACGAAAATATATACGAAATTTTCGCGGCGCTTCGTTTGTTAGAATGGTCTTGTTTTTCGTCCCCTATATCTTGCCCCTCTTTGTATTTAATGTGGTGGATTCTATAACTGCCGTAACGGAAAAGGGGACAGTTTTGATTGGCCTTCTTCTGGCCATAGTTCCCTCGATCATAGCCTTAATCGTTCAATTTAAAAGTTTCAAAGTGTTTTTAAGCAAAGACATATATTATTTAATAAATCCTATTTCTCTGGAACAATTTTTATTGATTGAAGCTTCCTTGCTTGGAAGCGTGATCGCCGAGGAACTATTTTATAGGAATTTGATTCCCGATGTGCTGAATTTATGGAAAGAATCGTATGTCGCAATCATTGCTTCATTGTTGTTTACACTTTCTCATTTTTTGCAAAAGGACACGCGCGAGACGTGTACTTTATCCACTTATTTCATTTTATTTCTTCTTGGACTAAGCTGGATTTCCAGTATTTTGTATACCGGTAACATTATTTTTCCCATGCTCGGCCATTTGATCTATAACTTACCGAATATTATTATCGCCGTTTTTAAATTTTATTTGCCTTCCAGACTTAAGTAA
- a CDS encoding PqqD family protein, whose protein sequence is MKYEKNHFVQLRVISGKTYAVHNNDVYLFDEVEEAIWKLIDSDTTEEQIATIISNKYQVPFEEVHQDVREYLTELFHANMIEKVN, encoded by the coding sequence ATGAAGTATGAGAAGAATCATTTCGTCCAATTAAGAGTTATTTCGGGGAAAACTTACGCCGTCCACAATAATGACGTATATCTATTCGATGAAGTTGAAGAAGCGATATGGAAATTAATTGATAGCGATACGACAGAGGAACAAATTGCAACGATTATTTCAAATAAATATCAAGTTCCTTTTGAAGAAGTACACCAAGATGTCCGGGAATACTTAACCGAGCTATTCCATGCCAACATGATTGAAAAGGTAAACTAA
- the tmk gene encoding dTMP kinase codes for MLIAFCGIDGSGKSTHVEFLAEWLSRQQLKVKRFKPINSDNDFLTYLQTIGKNYSDLYNEAMPREHRSILLAFELFQQSEAVKKWLAEDYIVVVDRWIYSHYAYAYARNIETKTLHAMLDSCLKPDLVFLLDVPVYTSLQRIDERGPKRSMNESEAILEKARERFLQLKDAHQFILLNTAEPLDEIRNRIQNEVGHKLKVRIETSGGI; via the coding sequence ATGCTTATCGCTTTTTGCGGGATTGACGGATCGGGAAAGAGTACGCATGTTGAATTCTTGGCGGAATGGTTATCCCGGCAGCAACTAAAAGTAAAAAGGTTCAAACCGATTAATTCAGATAACGATTTTTTAACTTACCTTCAAACCATCGGCAAAAACTATAGTGATTTATACAATGAAGCTATGCCCAGAGAGCACAGGAGCATACTGCTTGCATTTGAATTGTTTCAACAGAGCGAGGCGGTGAAAAAGTGGCTGGCCGAAGACTATATCGTTGTGGTGGACCGCTGGATATACTCCCATTATGCATACGCTTATGCTCGAAATATCGAAACGAAAACCCTGCATGCAATGTTGGATAGTTGTCTCAAACCCGATTTGGTATTTCTGTTGGACGTTCCGGTATATACTTCCTTACAACGGATCGATGAACGAGGCCCAAAACGGTCGATGAATGAATCCGAGGCGATTCTCGAGAAAGCGAGGGAGAGATTTCTTCAACTAAAGGATGCACATCAATTCATCCTTTTGAATACGGCCGAGCCGCTGGATGAAATAAGAAATCGGATTCAAAATGAAGTCGGTCATAAACTCAAAGTCCGAATCGAGACTTCGGGGGGGATTTAG